From Zingiber officinale cultivar Zhangliang chromosome 5B, Zo_v1.1, whole genome shotgun sequence, the proteins below share one genomic window:
- the LOC121983882 gene encoding uncharacterized protein LOC121983882, translated as MAMKALTKEAIAMTEKKMNMSLDDIIKMSKKNAAKGKRPPRPPIKNQGFRNTNPSHGNTVLQGFMDSRSSIRQGVLAKRRSNFHGNQFPVITEVARKAAAVSAQNRMINQNGRRVLTPTLQRSANAGSSSKRPQTLDALFANMNEKRMNFVSQKINPRGSVQLERRSFGSRQQPRRGGPRGGVQLIQRPFGSRQQQQERVGRGPRGGVQLGQMRFGSGQPQGRGGPRGGAHRGPHAATRLQFGGFAK; from the exons ATGGCAATGAAGGCGTTAACGAAAGAGGCAATTGCAATGACtgagaagaagatgaacatgAGCTTAG atgatattattaaaATGTCGAAGAAAAATGCTGCTAAAGGGAAAAGACCTCCGAGGCCTCCT ATTAAAAACCAAGGCTTTCGGAATACGAATCCTTCCCATGGTAACACCGTGCTACAGGGATTCATGGATTCCAGATCTTCAATTAGACAG GGTGTGCTTGCAAAGAGAAGGTCAAATTTTCATGGGAATCAATtcccagtaatcacagaggtggCTAGGAAGGCTGCTGCCGTTTCTGCCCAGAACAGGATGATAAATCAGAATGGCAGAAG GGTGTTGACACCAACCCTTCAAAGGAGTGCAAATGCTGGCTCCTCTAGCAAG CGGCCTCAAACCTTGGATGCACTTTTTGCAAATATGAATGAGAAGAGGATGAATTTTGTGAGCCAAAAGATTAATCCCAGAGGTAGTGTTCAGCTGGAACGCAGGTCCTTTGGTTCAAGGCAGCAACCAAGAAGAGGTGGCCCTCGCGGTGGTGTTCAGCTGATACAGAGGCCCTTTGGCTCAAGGCAGCAACAGCAAGAAAGAGTTGGCCGTGGCCCTCGAGGTGGTGTTCAGCTGGGACAAATGCGCTTCGGCTCAGGGCAGCCGCAAGGAAGAGGTGGCCCTCGTGGTGGTGCTCATCGTGGGCCTCATGCCGCCACTCGCCTTCAGTTCGGTGGCTTTGCTAAATGA
- the LOC121983881 gene encoding wax ester synthase/diacylglycerol acyltransferase 11-like produces the protein MESTKRRPPPLTHSRSIGTVVGRSGFGDGAVGGDAAEPVSPAGLLFRQRRFDCYIVAALGIGVPIDVDAVKSGLVSTLVRHPRFSSVLVAGDDSGEKLKWVRTKVVIDDHVVVPDLGADSSGEGIGGSASSADKVVEDYVSNLSAAPPMDASRPLWELHVLNLRTSEAAAVAVFRIHHSLGDGLSLISLLLACTRRTADPTSLPTLPQPRLPLPPPPRSNALLNAILFLWALIVLTWNTAADLFDLLASSAWLKDTPTPLKGGAGTELRRKRFVHRTLRLDDVKEIKDSMNCTINDVLVGVTSASISRYLNRRYGEADEGNDSKKELPANIRLRSAMLFNVRPQLGIQALAEMMDGKNCGVAWGNLLSYIILPFPVIMYNDPLDYVRAGKAIAERKKNSLQAILTYRCAHFCVRKFGIKPGVAMIRGLVSNTTLSYSNIVGPVDEVSFYGHPIVYIAPSVYGHPHALTLHYQSYINEMRVVLGVDESTIPDSHQLLADIVESVKLIKEALPKKL, from the exons ATGGAGTCCACCAAGAGGAGACCACCGCCGTTGACCCACAGCAGGTCAATCGGAACCGTCGTCGGCCGCTCCGGCTTCGGCGATGGAGCCGTGGGAGGAGATGCGGCCGAGCCGGTGAGCCCGGCAGGGCTGCTGTTCCGCCAGCGCCGCTTCGACTGCTACATCGTCGCCGCGCTGGGGATCGGCGTCCCCATCGACGTCGACGCCGTCAAGTCTGGCCTCGTCTCCACCCTCGTCCGCCACCCCCGCTTCTCCAGCGTCCTT GTGGCCGGCGACGACAGTGGAGAGAAGTTGAAATGGGTGCGCACGAAGGTCGTTATCGACGACCACGTCGTCGTTCCTGATCTCGGCGCGGATAGCTCCGGCGAAGGCATCGGCGGCAGCGCCTCTTCCGCCGACAAGGTGGTGGAGGACTACGTATCCAATCTCTCCGCCGCTCCTCCCATGGACGCCTCTCGGCCCCTCTGGGAGCTGCACGTACTCAACCTCCGCACCTCCGAGGCCGCAGCCGTCGCCGTCTTCCGCATCCACCACTCCCTCGGCGATGGACTCTCCCTCATCTCCCTCCTCCTCGCCTGCACTCGTCGCACCGCCGATCCGACCTCCCTCCCGACCCTCCCCCAGCCACGCCTCCCGCTGCCGCCTCCGCCCCGCTCCAACGCTCTCCTCAACGCGATCCTCTTTCTGTGGGCCTTGATCGTGCTCACGTGGAACACGGCGGCGGATTTGTTCGACCTTTTGGCCTCGTCCGCGTGGTTGAAGGACACGCCGACGCCGTTGAAGGGCGGCGCGGGTACGGAGCTCCGCCGCAAGCGCTTCGTCCATCGCACCCTGAGGCTTGACGATGTTAAGGAGATCAAAGACTCGATGAATTGT ACTATAAATGATGTTCTTGTGGGTGTTACATCTGCTTCTATCTCTCGCTACCTCAACAGAAGATACG GTGAGGCAGATGAAGGGAATGATAGTAAGAAGGAACTGCCAGCAAACATCAGACTCCGATCAGCCATGCTGTTCAATGTCAGGCCTCAGCTAGGGATCCAA GCTCTGGCTGAGATGATGGATGGCAAAAATTGTGGGGTTGCATGGGGCAACTTGCTTAGCTACATTATCCTACCGTTTCCAGTCATAATGTACAATGATCCATTGGACTACGTACGTGCAGGAAAGGCAATTGCAGAGCGAAAGAAGAACTCTTTACAAGCCATTTTGACATATCGCTGTGCCCATTTCTGTGTTAGAAAGTTTGGCATTAAG CCAGGTGTTGCAATGATTCGCGGACTTGTTTCTAACACAACGTTGTCGTACTCGAACATTGTTGGCCCAGTTGATGAAGTCAGCTTCTATGGCCACCCAATTGTGTATATTGCTCCCAGTGTATATGGTCATCCGCAT GCTCTCACACTTCACTACCAGAGTTACATTAACGAGATGAGGGTTGTGCTTGGAGTAGATGAATCCACAATACCAGATTCACACCAGCTTCTGGCTGACATAGTTGAATCCGTTAAGCTCATCAAGGAAGCACTGCCTAAAAAATTATGA